In one Niallia taxi genomic region, the following are encoded:
- a CDS encoding competence/damage-inducible protein A, with amino-acid sequence MNAEIIAVGSELLLGQIANTNAQYISKQLAQLGINVYFHTAVGDNPARLKEAIEVAESRSNLLVFTGGLGPTKDDLTKETIAGHLGKELVFDEAALHSIEQYFVRSKRQMTENNKKQALVLEGSRILANDYGMAPGMFLEKDSRFYMLLPGPPKEMQPMFDVYGYVALQEKLTTKELIVSRVLRFFGIGESLLETEILDLIEKQSNPTIAPLAGEGEVTLRITCKHDSQEEAERLIDEAEKAIFERVGEFFYGYDDTTLAKELSKELGKHGLTIAAAESLTGGLFQQEMTNIPGAGNVFSGGVVCYTNEVKQNVLSVKEETITNDGVVSEQCAKELAENVAKLIDTDIGISFTGVAGPDELEGHPVGTVYIGISIKGQPTTCEKLLLGGGRSANRSRSAKYGQFFLLKELQKL; translated from the coding sequence ATGAATGCAGAAATCATAGCGGTTGGCTCCGAATTATTACTAGGGCAGATAGCTAACACGAATGCACAATACATTTCAAAGCAATTGGCTCAATTAGGAATTAACGTATATTTTCATACAGCGGTTGGAGATAACCCAGCCCGCTTAAAGGAAGCCATTGAGGTTGCTGAATCTCGCTCTAATCTTCTTGTGTTTACAGGTGGGCTTGGTCCTACAAAGGATGATTTGACAAAGGAAACAATTGCAGGCCATCTTGGAAAAGAGCTTGTTTTTGATGAAGCTGCTCTTCATTCTATTGAGCAGTATTTTGTCCGCTCTAAGCGACAAATGACAGAAAACAATAAAAAACAGGCGCTTGTTTTGGAAGGGTCGCGTATCCTTGCTAACGATTACGGCATGGCACCAGGAATGTTTTTGGAAAAAGATAGCCGCTTCTATATGCTTCTGCCAGGACCTCCTAAGGAAATGCAGCCGATGTTTGATGTATATGGATATGTCGCGCTTCAAGAGAAGCTGACAACGAAAGAACTGATTGTTTCCAGAGTGCTACGCTTCTTCGGAATTGGAGAATCGCTGCTGGAAACAGAAATCCTCGACTTGATTGAAAAGCAATCAAATCCAACAATCGCACCGCTTGCAGGAGAAGGGGAAGTTACACTTCGCATTACGTGCAAGCATGATTCACAGGAAGAAGCAGAACGCCTTATAGATGAGGCGGAAAAGGCAATCTTTGAACGCGTTGGCGAGTTTTTCTATGGATACGACGACACAACGCTTGCCAAAGAGCTTTCTAAGGAGCTTGGAAAACACGGCCTTACAATTGCTGCAGCAGAAAGCCTGACAGGCGGTCTGTTCCAGCAGGAGATGACGAACATTCCTGGAGCAGGAAATGTGTTTAGCGGCGGAGTTGTTTGTTATACAAATGAAGTAAAACAAAATGTCCTTTCTGTCAAAGAGGAGACTATAACTAATGATGGTGTTGTGAGCGAACAGTGTGCCAAAGAGCTTGCTGAAAATGTTGCTAAGCTGATAGACACAGATATTGGCATTAGCTTCACAGGTGTAGCAGGTCCAGATGAATTAGAAGGTCATCCTGTAGGTACTGTTTATATTGGTATTTCAATAAAAGGCCAGCCGACAACTTGTGAAAAGCTTCTTCTAGGGGGCGGGCGGTCCGCAAACAGAAGCAGGTCGGCAAAATACGGTCAATTCTTCCTGCTTAAAGAATTACAGAAGCTATAA
- the pgsA gene encoding CDP-diacylglycerol--glycerol-3-phosphate 3-phosphatidyltransferase, translating into MNLPNKITVSRILLIPVFLVIMLADFSWGEMTLLGVTLPVSHFVGALLFILASTTDWVDGYFARKYNLVTDLGKFLDPLADKLLVSAALVVLVNYDMASAWITIVIISREFAVTGLRAILAGGGEVVAANMLGKIKTWAQIVAISALLLHNMIFQLVGLPFGDIALWIALIFTIWSGWDYFNKNKHVFVNSK; encoded by the coding sequence ATGAATTTACCAAACAAAATAACTGTTTCAAGAATACTGTTAATACCGGTATTTCTTGTCATCATGCTCGCTGATTTTTCATGGGGCGAAATGACTTTACTTGGCGTGACATTGCCTGTTTCCCATTTTGTTGGAGCACTGCTGTTCATATTAGCATCGACAACAGACTGGGTCGACGGATACTTTGCGAGAAAATATAATCTTGTCACAGATTTAGGGAAATTTCTTGATCCGCTTGCAGATAAACTGCTAGTATCTGCTGCGCTTGTTGTGCTTGTTAACTATGATATGGCTTCAGCTTGGATCACTATTGTCATCATAAGCAGGGAATTTGCTGTGACAGGGCTTCGTGCTATCCTTGCAGGCGGCGGAGAAGTGGTTGCTGCGAATATGCTCGGAAAAATAAAGACATGGGCACAAATCGTCGCGATTTCCGCATTGCTTTTACATAATATGATTTTCCAATTAGTTGGACTTCCATTTGGTGATATTGCTCTTTGGATTGCTTTAATCTTTACGATTTGGTCTGGCTGGGATTATTTCAACAAAAACAAACATGTTTTTGTTAATTCTAAGTAA
- a CDS encoding helix-turn-helix domain-containing protein, translating to MSELGNRLKEARLAKGLSLEELQEMTKIQTRYLVGIEEGNFSMMPGKFYARAFIKQYAEAVDLPPEDLFEEYKSEIPSSGNEEIPEKLSRVTTRQTMSEGGSKVMDILPKVLITLLVVGVIALAWYLIQNRGSDDSAADTKNDQTGAKYEESATLKDAENEKKTDENATDQKVADTEADKEQAAEEEEKEEETPKQEIKVAETSGSSTVYELKNADKFSVKLVSTGQTWVNMQNGKGYSFYQGILDKDGEDSKTVDYSKETEALLVIGNSSQTDVYVNDEKIDFAVSPSDSVRQDITIKYVKEEKE from the coding sequence GTGAGTGAATTAGGAAACAGATTAAAAGAAGCGAGGCTCGCCAAAGGCTTAAGTCTTGAGGAGCTTCAAGAAATGACAAAAATTCAAACCCGTTACTTGGTAGGGATTGAAGAGGGCAATTTTAGTATGATGCCAGGGAAGTTTTATGCTAGAGCATTCATCAAACAATATGCCGAAGCGGTGGATTTGCCTCCAGAGGATTTGTTTGAGGAGTATAAAAGTGAAATTCCGTCAAGCGGCAATGAAGAAATCCCAGAAAAGCTGTCAAGAGTAACAACAAGACAAACCATGTCAGAAGGCGGATCAAAGGTAATGGATATATTGCCTAAAGTTCTGATCACATTACTTGTTGTCGGTGTTATTGCACTTGCTTGGTACTTAATCCAAAATCGTGGAAGTGATGATTCTGCTGCAGACACAAAAAACGATCAAACGGGAGCTAAGTATGAAGAGTCAGCGACATTAAAGGACGCTGAGAACGAAAAGAAAACGGATGAAAATGCAACTGACCAGAAGGTAGCAGACACAGAGGCTGATAAAGAGCAAGCTGCCGAGGAAGAAGAGAAGGAAGAAGAAACGCCAAAGCAGGAAATAAAGGTTGCAGAAACAAGTGGAAGCTCTACCGTTTATGAGTTGAAAAATGCGGACAAGTTCAGTGTTAAGCTTGTTTCAACAGGGCAAACATGGGTAAACATGCAAAACGGCAAAGGATATTCCTTCTATCAGGGTATTTTAGATAAAGATGGGGAAGATTCAAAGACAGTTGATTACTCAAAGGAAACAGAAGCACTACTAGTTATTGGCAACAGCAGCCAAACAGATGTTTATGTTAATGACGAGAAAATTGATTTTGCTGTTTCCCCGTCAGATTCTGTGCGTCAGGATATTACAATCAAGTATGTGAAAGAAGAAAAAGAGTAA